ACCTGTCCCCACGCGTAGCGCAGCAGCGCCGGTTCATTCGCCATCGCCGTCCGAAAGATCCAGTTGACGAACGGGGCGCGGAACGTTCCCTTCACATCCTCGTACAGGCCGCGTTTCCATCCCGTCGCCTCCGACTCGTAGAGTTGGGCGCTCGTGTCCATACCGACAGTGCACTCTGCACGTAGTCAAACGTTGCTCCGGTAGGCACGTTTCCGAAGACCGTGGTTCAGTGGGCGTCCCTCCGACCGACTGCTTCCCCGGCGGAGTCGCGACCGACCACCGGCCGCTACAGCGACTTGCCGCTACTGCGACTCGGCCAACCGCTCGACCCGGGAGAGCGAGTCGGCGCTCTCCGGCGTCTTGTCCTCGCGCACCGAGAGAAAGCGCGGGAACCGGAGCGCGTATCCTGAGGAGTACGTCGGCGAACGCTGAATCTCCTCGTAGCCGACCTCGAACACCGTCGAGGGCCGAATATCAACCTCGCGACCGTCCTGTGAGAGGATCTCGGGTTCGAGTCGCTCGGTCAACTCGGCGAGTTTCTCGTCGGTGATGCCGGTGGCGACCTTCCCGAGCGTGTGGAACTCCTCGTCCTCATCTCGCGCCGAGAGCAGAAACGTCCCGAGGAACTTCGCGCGCCGTCCCTCGCCCCACTCTGCGCCCGTTACGACGAGGTCCAGCGTCTCCACGCCCGGTTTTCGCTTCAGCCAGTTCCGCCCGCGCCGCCCCGGCGAGTACGTCGACTCGGGATCTTTGAGCATGATTCCCTCGTGACCCGCCTCGAGCGCGTCGGCTTCGACGTCGGCTATCTCGTCGGCGTCGGCCGAGCAAAGCAGCGTCGAAACGGCCGATTCGGCGTCGTCACCGTCGAGAACGCCGGTGAGCCGCGCGTGGCGGTCGACGAGAGGTTCTTCGAGCAAGTCGTCGCCGTCGGCGTGCAGGCAGTCGAAGGTGTGCAGGCGGAGCGTCACCTCCTCGCGCATCCGCTCGACGTCGTGTTTGCGGCGGAAGCGCCGGAGCACCTCCTGGAACGGAAGCGGGTCGCCGTCGTCGTCAACGGCGACGACCTCGCCGTCGAGAATCGCGGGCGCGTCGACCGACGCCTCGACGAACTCGACGATTTCGGGGAGCGCATCCGTCACGTCCTCCATGTTACGGGAGAACACCGACACGTCGTTCGGTTCGCGGTGGATCTGGACTCGCGCGCCGTCGTACTTCGTCTCGACAGCCGCCTCCTCCCACTCGTCGAGGGCGTCGGTGACAGTCCCCGCCTGCGCGAGCATCGCCTGGACGGGTCGCCCGACTTCGAGTCCCATCGCGTCCAGTCCGCCGACGCCGTCGCTTCGCTTCGCATGTGACGAGCCTCCGCTTGCGTTGTCTTCTCGCGGGCTCTGCCCGCTCGAATGGTCCGCGGAACTCTGTTCCGCGCTACTCGCGGAGACGCCCTCGTCGCGGGCGACTTCGGCGACGTGGCCGTAGTCGTTCGACACCTGAATCGCGCGCTCGACGGTCTCGACGGGCACCTCGAACGCCTCCGCAATCGCGTCTCGAACGGCGCCTTCGCCGACGCCGATGCGCATCTCCGAGAGGACGATGCGCGCGAGGTAGCGCGCCTCCTCCGGCGTCGTCCGGTTGAACAAGCCGAACAGCGTGTCAAGTTTCCGGTCTCGGCTGCCGGACCCTTCCGCTGCCGCGAGCGTGCGCAGTTTTCCGTCCACCTCGGCGACGCTCAGGTCGGTCGGCCCGCCCGAACCGAACGCCGCGAGTCCCCGTTGCCCGCCGAACTCGTAGCTGGCGGCGACGGTTCCGATTTCGCCGACTTCGGCGAGTTTCGTCTCGACGTCCGAGGCGTCGACGTTCGGCCCGGCGGCGCGGGCGATAGCCTCGTAGCAGAGGTTCGGGCCGACGTCGAGCGTCGCCGACTGCCACGCCGGAAAGACGCGACCCTGAACAAACCGCGCGACCACCGCCAGTTCCGACTCCGCCTCGCCGAACGTCTCCGCCAGCAGCGAGACGGTTTCGAGGTCCGCCGACTCCGCCTCGATAGCTGCCATCCGGTCTGCAAACGCCGCGAACTCCATCGCTGGTGGATACTCGTCTCCCCGGTTTAACTATCCCGTCTCGCCGACTCCGCCGACTCCACCGTCGACACTGTTCGAGAAATCCGCGGTCTGCACGTTTCGTCGACTCGATAGGTAGCGCGCCCCACGAATGTGATAAGGTATTATACATTATTCTGAGGAAGAAAGTAGGAGCGTTCTTATGTTGCACTCTCTTTACTTCACGTATGCATCGGAGGCGGTTCCTCACGCTTGCGAGCGGCGCACTCGTGGGAATCGGTGGTTGTACGAGTCGCGACACGCGAACCGTCGACACGACAACCGACGATCCGACTGAGACCGAAAGCGGCGTCATCGACGCGCTCTCGGGTAACGACAGCGGCGGGAGTGACGACGCCGACGACAGCCCCGACATCGTCGTCAATTCGCATGAACTCGTCACGACGCAGGAGCAGTACCGTAAATCCGCGGCCGTCCTGGCGATGATGGAGAACGTCGGTCCCTCCCCCTCGGGCGGTATCCGTGTGACCGCCCGCTTTTTCGACGAGGACGATAACCCGCTTGACGTCGCCACGGAGTACCTCATCGGTCTGAACCCGGGCGAGAGGTGGAAGGCGTACATCCCGTACTACGACGACGGGTCGGACGTGGCCTCACACGAACTCGAAGCGGCGTTTCAGGTCGACCCACTGCCGCGCGTTCCGGAGGGAATCGACCTTCTCGAAAGCCAACTCGACACCGACGGCGTCGAGGCGGAACTGACCGGGCAGCTCCGGAACGTCGGCGAGGAACAGTTCGACTACCTCAAAGCCGAGTCGAAGTTCTACGCCGACGAGACGACGGTGCTCACCTCCAACTACGCGAGCACGACGAACCTCGCCGCTGAGTCGGAGTGGTCGTTCACGGTCACCTACCTTCCGTACGACGAGGAGTGGGCCAGTCCCATCACCGACTCCGAGTTACACGTCGTCGACAGCCCGTACTAATCGGCCGATGCCGCCGCACTTTTAGATACTCCTCGCGCATGAGGCGGTATGGAGAAGACGTTCGCGGAACGCGTGTCGGATGTACTCAACGTTGACACCGACGAGTTCCGCGCACAGGCCGCGGCCGACGGGGAACTCGTCAAGGAGGAGTTGGACGCGGGCACGTTCGACAACTACCAGTCCATCGTCGGCTTCGAGTACGAGTTCTACGCCGTCGCAGACGGCCGGTGGACGGGGTCGACCGACGACGTAAACTCCCTGATGCGCGTCCCGCGTCGACTGCTCGAACTCATCGGCTTCGAGAAGGAACTCGGCCTACACAACGCCGAGATGTCGACGAGTCCGCAACCGTTCGGGCCGTACGGCATCCGCGCACAGGAGTCGGAGGTGCAGGCGCGACTGGCGGCGGCGCTCGACTGCACCGCCGCCGAGGGGATGCGCCTCGTCAGCGACGCGATGTGGACGATCCCGCCGACGGGCGAGACGGCCAGGAGCTACCTCGCCGACAGCGTCGTCGACGACGACGTTCGAATCGCCACCAACATGAGCGACTCCGTCCGGTACCACGCGATGGCGAACACGGAGGAGTCCGCCGACTTCTTCTCCGTCGACGCGCCGAACGTCGAGATGACAGCCGACACGGTAATGCCCGAGAGCCTCATCACCTCCATCCAACCGCACTACCAGGTCGCCCACGCCGACGACCTCCCCGTCTACCACAACTACGCGCTCCGCATCGCCGGACCGCTTCTGGCGCTCGGCGTCAACTCGCCGTTCTTCCCGCCGGACCTCTACGAGGAGGGCGTCGACGCCAAGACCATCCTCGACGACGCGTGGGACGAACACCGCATCGCCGTCTTCGAGTCGGTGTTGAACGACGACGACGACGACAAGGTGGCGTTCCCCGAAGATCTGAACTCCGTTGAGCAGGCCGTCGACAGAGTCGTCGAGGACTCGACGCTCGTGCCGATGCCCGTCGAGCGCGGCGACCGCTTCGACGACGCGTTCGCGACGCTGCGGACGAAACACGGCACGTACTGGCGGTGGGTTCGCCCGGTGTTCGACGGGCCGACGCGCTCGGCGGCGAACGCCCGCATCGAGTTCCGCCCGATTCCCGCTCAGCCGACGGTGCGCGACTCCATCGCCTTCCAGGCGGCTTTTGCAGGTCTGATGGAGGCGCTTCCGCGGCGCGAACACCCCGTGCTGTCGCTCGACTGGGAGCAGGCGCGCGAAAACTTCACCGCCGCGACGCGGATGGGTCTCGACAGCGGCCAGCGCTGGATCACGAACGACGGCCAGGAGACGACGAACCCGGTCGAACTGTACGAGGACCTGTTGGCCCACGCCCGCCACGGTCTCGAAGTCTCGGGCTTCTCGGAGACGGAGGCCGAACGCTACATCGCACCGCTTCGCTGGCGCGTCGATGCGATGGAGACACCCGCGACGTGGAAGCGCCGCGAGGTCCGAAAGCGACTCGACGACGGCGCGTCGCTGGCCGACGCTATCACCGGAATGCAGCGGACGTACATCAAGGCGCAGGAGGAGACGCTGCTGGAAGGAACGTTCGCCGACTGGGCGTAGCGCGTCCCGACGCGTGCTACCCTCGCTTTTACGCACACCGATAGCGGGGAAACCGTGATTATCGGTCGAGTCGACTGCTCGATATGGTCGATATCGGAGACAAAGCGCCCGATTTCACGGTGCCGAAGGCCGGCGGGGAGACGTACAACGACGTCGAACCGTTCACACTCGCCGACGTCGTCGACGACGGGCCGACAGTCCTCGCGTTCTACCCAGCGGCGTTCACCAGTGGGTGCACGGCGGAGATGTGCGCGTTTCGAGATTCGATGGAGTGGTTCGACGAACTCGACGCACGGGTGTACGGGGTCAGCGTTGATCTCCCGTTCTCACAGAACATCTGGATACGGGAAGAGGAGCTGAACTTCCCGATGCTCTCGGACTGGAACCACGACGTCATTCATGCCTACGACGTGGTGCTCGACGACATGTACGCGATGATAGAGGTCGCTCAGCGCAGTATCTTCGTCGTCGACACCGAGGGAATTGTGACGTACCGGTGGGTTCGCGACGGTGAGAACCCGGACTTCGACGACCTCGTCTCGGAGACGAGAGAAGCGGTGGAGGACGCCGCGACGAACTGAAAGCGTTGTGAACACTCGCATTCGAATCTCGAGTGCGAAAGTCGCCGGGGATCCCGTTGTCGCCGCACATCAGTCGAAAACAGCGGCACTTGCGGAGAGAACTCCCGAAGGTCAGAAATCGGCAGACCAGACATCGCGAGCGAGGCGTAGGTTCGCGCGTCCCGGTCCGCGTCGGAGCGGCGGCGACCCGCCGCTTACAGCAGCGCGTCGATGTCTTTGTGACGCTCGATGTCGACGCCCTCCTTGGTGACGACGGCTATGTTGATGCCGTTGCCGGAGGCGAGGTCGCGCTCAACGGCGCTCTTGATGGCGCGCGTCGCAACGTTCTTCGCGTCGTCGATCGAGAGGCTGTTGTCGTACTCCTGTTCGAGCACACCGAGGGCGTACTGCGAACCGGAGCCACTGACGGTGTACTCCTCTTCGGTCGTGCCGCCCGCGGGGTCGATGCTGTAGATGTGCGAGCCCTCCGAGTCGACGCCGCCGAGGATGGGGCTGACGATGAAGAAGCCGCCCGAGCGGAGGAAGTTACCGACGAGCGTCGACAGCGCGGTCATGCTCATCTCTTCGCCGCGGCGGGCCTCGTAGAGGCGCGTCTCCGCGCGGAGTGAGGCGATGAGCGACTGCGCGGCCGACACCGACCCGGCGATGGTGAGCGCGCCCGTCGGGTGAATCTCTTCGACCTTCTGGACGTCTTTGCTCGCCACCATGTAGCCGGCGCTGGCGCGCATGTCCGTCGCGAGGACGACGCCGTCTTCGGTTTCGAGACCGACGGTCGTCGTCCCGGTTTTCATCTCTCCCTCTCGCGGTTCCGACGACTGCCCGGCGTTCGGGAATTCGCCGAGTTCCGGCCCGAACACGCTCGAACGGTCACCGTCGAGGGGACTATCGCTCCCAGAGAAATCCTGTGTCGGTGGACGCATTACCTCCACTTGCGCGGCCGCGCAGATAAATGCACCCCTTCGGTTACTCGTTGCCGCCGCCGTCGAAGCGATTATAGATCGCACGACGGCGCCGCCGCTGGCCGAGCGAGTACGGCAAAACGACGGTCTTCGGAGTTACTGTGCGGCGGCGTTCTCGTAGGCGGTGCCGACGATTTCGACGAGGCGGCCGACGGGCAGACGGACGCCAAACTGTCGGACGACAAGCGTGAGCGGGAGGAGCGCGATGCCCAGCGCGAGCGTCAGGTGGTACAGGGCGAACAGGCTGATACGGGACAGCGATGCGAACATTGCCTACTCCGGGGTCCGCCGTAGCAGTATATAAACTTTCTCGGTTCTCTCATCCGACGAACTCGACGCCCGCTTGCGATTAAACCACATTTGTATTCACACCAAGCAAACTGGATTTTTTGGCAACCACGACGGATACCGTGCGTGGCCAACCGCTGTCTCACACATAACTTACGGAGATAATCCGCTGTGGTGTGAGGGGGCGCGTCCGACCCGTTCCGCGCACCGCTGTA
This genomic stretch from Haloprofundus salilacus harbors:
- the psmB gene encoding archaeal proteasome endopeptidase complex subunit beta, translated to MRPPTQDFSGSDSPLDGDRSSVFGPELGEFPNAGQSSEPREGEMKTGTTTVGLETEDGVVLATDMRASAGYMVASKDVQKVEEIHPTGALTIAGSVSAAQSLIASLRAETRLYEARRGEEMSMTALSTLVGNFLRSGGFFIVSPILGGVDSEGSHIYSIDPAGGTTEEEYTVSGSGSQYALGVLEQEYDNSLSIDDAKNVATRAIKSAVERDLASGNGINIAVVTKEGVDIERHKDIDALL
- a CDS encoding redoxin domain-containing protein — encoded protein: MVDIGDKAPDFTVPKAGGETYNDVEPFTLADVVDDGPTVLAFYPAAFTSGCTAEMCAFRDSMEWFDELDARVYGVSVDLPFSQNIWIREEELNFPMLSDWNHDVIHAYDVVLDDMYAMIEVAQRSIFVVDTEGIVTYRWVRDGENPDFDDLVSETREAVEDAATN
- a CDS encoding FxLYD domain-containing protein — protein: MHRRRFLTLASGALVGIGGCTSRDTRTVDTTTDDPTETESGVIDALSGNDSGGSDDADDSPDIVVNSHELVTTQEQYRKSAAVLAMMENVGPSPSGGIRVTARFFDEDDNPLDVATEYLIGLNPGERWKAYIPYYDDGSDVASHELEAAFQVDPLPRVPEGIDLLESQLDTDGVEAELTGQLRNVGEEQFDYLKAESKFYADETTVLTSNYASTTNLAAESEWSFTVTYLPYDEEWASPITDSELHVVDSPY